Proteins encoded in a region of the Stieleria neptunia genome:
- a CDS encoding DUF1501 domain-containing protein, translating to MHDSFSRRHLFRRSGAGFGSVGLMSALASDQILAGDASVSDGLHHRARAKRVIFLFMNGAPSHVDTFDPKPMLAKHAGESPNDHSVDKKNRAGGYMPSPFQFSAHGESGVVMSELFPKLADHADDLCVVRSMHTDVPNHEPGLLLMQSGHQQPTRPSMGSWLSYGLGSENANLPSFIALSPGLPVVGPQLWSNAFLPGQHQGIEIDTNHSDVEKLIHNIRNPHLSRSDQREQLDLLQKFNQIHRQQRPGEASLETHIRSMELAFEMQREASEAFDLDRESQRTRQAYGDSEFGRSCLLGRRLLERGVRVVQVFYVKKNSKQPWDTHRNNNSGHEKLCADADQVTAALLSDLKRRGMLDDTLVIWGGEFGRTPYAQVDKDKDPKKAGRDHHHTGFSMWLAGGGVRGGYTHGATDDFGMHAVEKRVHVHDLHATVLHLMGIDHTRLTYRYSGRDFRLTDVHGRVVDDWFA from the coding sequence ATGCACGATTCCTTTTCCCGCCGTCATTTATTTCGCCGCAGCGGCGCCGGCTTTGGTTCGGTCGGATTGATGTCCGCCCTGGCATCCGATCAGATCCTTGCCGGCGATGCATCGGTCAGCGATGGGTTGCACCATCGAGCCCGCGCCAAGCGGGTGATTTTCTTGTTCATGAACGGTGCACCGTCACACGTCGACACGTTTGACCCCAAACCGATGCTGGCCAAACACGCGGGGGAATCGCCGAACGATCATTCGGTCGACAAAAAGAACCGCGCCGGCGGGTACATGCCCTCACCGTTTCAGTTTAGCGCCCATGGCGAAAGTGGCGTCGTGATGAGCGAGCTGTTTCCCAAGCTGGCCGATCATGCCGACGATTTGTGCGTCGTGCGTTCGATGCACACCGATGTCCCCAATCACGAACCCGGTTTGTTGCTGATGCAATCGGGCCACCAACAACCGACGCGTCCCAGCATGGGGTCTTGGTTGTCCTACGGCTTGGGCAGCGAAAACGCGAACCTGCCGTCGTTCATCGCGCTCTCCCCGGGGTTGCCCGTCGTCGGCCCACAACTATGGTCCAACGCGTTCCTGCCCGGTCAACACCAGGGCATCGAGATCGACACGAACCATTCCGATGTCGAAAAACTGATCCACAACATTCGGAACCCGCACCTGTCGCGGTCGGATCAACGCGAGCAGTTGGACCTGCTGCAGAAATTCAACCAGATTCATCGACAGCAACGCCCCGGCGAAGCATCGCTGGAAACACACATTCGATCGATGGAGTTGGCCTTTGAGATGCAGCGTGAAGCGTCCGAGGCGTTTGACCTGGATCGCGAAAGCCAACGGACGCGCCAAGCCTACGGCGATTCGGAGTTCGGCCGCAGCTGCTTACTGGGCAGACGGCTGCTGGAGCGCGGCGTCCGCGTGGTCCAAGTGTTTTATGTCAAAAAGAACAGCAAGCAGCCGTGGGACACCCACCGCAACAACAACTCCGGTCACGAAAAACTCTGTGCCGACGCCGATCAAGTCACCGCGGCGTTGCTGTCGGATTTGAAACGCCGCGGGATGTTGGACGACACGCTGGTGATCTGGGGCGGTGAATTCGGCCGCACGCCGTACGCCCAAGTCGATAAAGACAAAGACCCCAAGAAAGCGGGACGCGACCATCATCACACCGGGTTTTCGATGTGGCTGGCCGGAGGCGGGGTGCGCGGCGGATACACGCACGGGGCGACCGACGATTTCGGGATGCACGCCGTCGAGAAACGGGTCCACGTCCACGACCTGCACGCCACCGTGCTGCACCTGATGGGGATCGATCACACCCGATTGACCTACCGCTACTCCGGACGCGATTTTCGACTGACCGACGTTCACGGCCGTGTCGTCGACGACTGGTTCGCCTGA
- a CDS encoding 6-pyruvoyl trahydropterin synthase family protein, translating to MALTIMRRIKFCAGHRLFGHGGKCEHFHGHNYVADFFVQGETQDDVGRILDFSVLKQRVKGWIDEHWDHSFLIHQDDANARQALELVKPCRFFVMPYNPTAENMAKYLLEEMCPEVLEGTGARACQVRIWETDESYAEASLDPTGGEAVTYSAMAVGE from the coding sequence ATGGCTTTGACCATCATGCGTCGCATCAAGTTCTGCGCCGGACATCGATTGTTCGGCCACGGCGGAAAATGCGAGCACTTCCACGGCCACAACTACGTCGCGGATTTTTTCGTCCAGGGTGAGACGCAGGACGACGTCGGCCGGATTCTCGATTTTTCCGTGCTCAAGCAGCGTGTCAAAGGCTGGATCGATGAGCATTGGGATCACAGCTTTCTGATCCACCAGGACGACGCCAACGCCCGGCAGGCACTCGAACTGGTCAAGCCCTGCCGATTCTTCGTGATGCCGTACAACCCGACGGCAGAAAACATGGCCAAGTACTTGCTCGAAGAGATGTGCCCAGAAGTGCTGGAAGGAACCGGGGCGCGGGCTTGTCAGGTCCGGATCTGGGAAACCGACGAGTCCTACGCCGAAGCATCGCTGGACCCCACCGGCGGAGAAGCGGTGACCTATTCCGCGATGGCCGTCGGCGAATGA